Proteins encoded within one genomic window of Argiope bruennichi chromosome 7, qqArgBrue1.1, whole genome shotgun sequence:
- the LOC129975633 gene encoding transcription initiation factor TFIID subunit 1-like → MEEDENTSSDGSVPNSPSAIDYYDINELCDDEEQNCSSNNTEQESKDFIKEIKLTFQEVSSVETHSDRPLASVLPEKYKDVDAKDYFSFFRDGTLRFLKLFGPGKPSSMPDIWRSVRKRAVENPIVQQQPVKELELEVESDEETHFMLYNEPAAGSSTNGSSFDSKINNSWRFGPAKLWYDMAEVPETAETYDYGLKLKDSSCAGEDGNKDDLPSDAYLMVTLQPWEDDVIWDGDEIKEKVMKDAYNPNKLAGWIPVSADRTMSAFREHCKIISSQSDNERFLQYTNRNLMKNDKKIVTQSIFPAENEKLLYDNWEDQIIWDSEAMNTISYPKPVENDPDIIVEIPDDKPPPPTSPELTKDRKDKKFRPMLKKPEEEEEEEDSCATVKDNFYNISNDEYYNPKITQETALKFGNNLLQHSIPSLELHSQLFPTNFSKEQLRRFHRPALKDFPYGLTSRSKFHGVQSLSRYIKEKELARQKESEAAGGGEMFFMRTLSDLSGRDGTLVLFEFSEEHPPLLSQVGMASRIKNYYRRKPGKDASMPDYKFGEIAYAHTSPFLGTLQPGQSLQAYENNLFRAPVYEHSVQETDFLIIRTRNRYYIREINAIFAVGQELPLVEVPAPKSEKANSFIRDFLMVYIYRLFLKSPDIPQRVRTEVVKAAFPMYKETSIRKRLSVCAIFNRTGCDSRYWVIKNDFRLPSEEEIRALVSPEQCCCFYSMLAAEQRLQDAGYGEKFQLMPEDETDSLQNKIADEVKAAPWNTSQAFLSAIKGKCLLELWGSADPTGCGEGFSYVKIPNKPQISKDDSNGQNPTKRLVKGTDADLRRLSLNNAKKLLKSFNVPDREIKNLTRWEIVDVVRTLSTQQAKMGEDGITKFARGNLNSQSEYIRRYKEECQRLFELQNKVLSSVEVLSSDEDASSEDESDLEEMGKHIESIISNKKSAKELSLENEEAERKELQKLMNSGVSKENQKEKPDLNNGKTYEGKILRIYRTYRNPATGVEYERTETVRKPDIMQMYLKIRETKDTAFIRNYSLDEAEKEEIRKEKRRIQDQLRRIKRNELKLQNVEPAKKKIKLESPANLKVKCGACGASGHMRTNKSCPLYASSPSLPPIAVAMTEEEEEEAVEKTAALDEPDLLKIDETKIIISTKVVKHDAELRKKSLILKIPKDAIGGSAKKRRTYDEPTSDYLSTPKVVNRKRVDPLVSINLLFEKILSELKNLPDTEPFWKPVSAKQAPNYYDIIDKPMDLFSMKEKVRKHLYRSREDFIVDLQQILDNSTLYNGKQSIFTLTAEKMLEHCFTLLATDEAKLMDLEKAINPLLDSPRVAFNFLLNTIVCDYLKAVPDSWPFHKPVDKRQVKGYYNLVEHPMDLETLIKNCKSNKYKTKLAFFSDVELIHTNSKVYNGETSQFTKTAQEIVNTCRASLELYAKELDRFELEIRGMDDNSPENSPKSTPSRKIKFVVKPQNHNGIIDNDIFVDVESFDTGAKSSSEKDYNFFMNSDINGESLKGFPIEESNSSFISSDFGLEYVSELKSHTASPSIPTNMQSLLPMNGISMIENTNDGLENMEPYFQTNCDTICDDLMLSSDTDEEMQTVNS, encoded by the coding sequence ATGGAAGAGGATGAAAATACGAGTAGCGATGGCTCTGTGCCTAATTCTCCATCAGCCATAGACTACTATGATATTAATGAATTGTGTGATGACGAGGAACAGAATTGTTCTTCAAACAATACTGAACAAGAaagtaaagattttataaaagaaattaaactcaCTTTTCAGGAAGTCTCTTCTGTTGAAACACATTCTGATAGACCACTTGCTTCTGTTCTTCCAGAGAAATATAAGGATGTAGatgcaaaagattatttttcatttttcagagaTGGaactttaagatttttaaaattatttggccCAGGGAAACCATCAAGCATGCCTGATATTTGGCGCAGTGTAAGAAAACGAGCAGTTGAAAATCCTATAGTTCAACAACAACCAGTAAAAGAACTTGAACTTGAAGTTGAATCTGACGAAGAAACtcattttatgctttataatgAACCGGCAGCTGGTAGTTCTACTAATGGATCATCATTtgatagtaaaattaataattcttggAGATTCGGGCCTGCCAAACTTTGGTATGATATGGCTGAAGTACCCGAAACTGCCGAAACTTATGATTATGGTTTAAAATTGAAAGATAGTTCATGCGCAGGTGAAGATGGGAACAAAGATGATTTACCATCTGATGCATACTTGATGGTTACTCTTCAGCCTTGGGAAGATGATGTCATATGGGATGGagatgaaatcaaagaaaaagtaatgaaagATGCTTACAATCCTAATAAACTTGCTGGGTGGATTCCTGTAAGTGCTGATCGGACTATGTCAGCTTTTCGTGAACACTGCAAAATCATATCTAGTCAGTCAGATAATGAACGATTTCTTCAGTATACGAATAGAAATTTGATGaagaatgacaaaaaaattgTGACTCAGTCGATATTTCCTGCAGAAAATGAAAAGCTTTTGTACGATAATTGGGAAGATCAAATCATTTGGGACAGTGAAGCTATGAATACAATTAGTTATCCCAAACCCGTTGAAAATGATCCTGATATAATAGTAGAAATTCCTGATGACAAACCTCCCCCTCCCACTTCTCCTGAGCTTACTAAAGATCGGAAAGATAAAAAATTCCGTCCTATGCTGAAAAAGCCCGAAGAAGAGGAGGAGGAGGAAGATTCTTGTGCTAccgtaaaagataatttttacaatatttctaatgATGAATATTATAATCCTAAGATAACTCAAGAAACTGCATTGAAATTTGGCAACAACTTATTGCAACATTCCATTCCATCTCTGGAATTGCACAGCCAGTTATTTCCAACTAACTTTTCGAAAGAACAATTGCGCCGCTTTCATCGACCTGCTTTAAAAGATTTTCCATATGGTCTTACTtctcgttcaaaatttcatggtGTTCAGTCTCTTTCTAGGTATATAAAGGAAAAAGAGCTTGCAAGACAAAAGGAATCGGAAGCGGCAGGTGGGggtgaaatgttttttatgcGTACGCTTTCTGATCTAAGTGGTAGAGATGGTACTCTAGTACTGTTCGAGTTTTCTGAGGAGCACCCACCTTTACTAAGTCAAGTGGGGATGGCctctagaattaaaaattattaccgaCGAAAACCTGGCAAAGATGCTTCTATGCCTGACTATAAATTTGGGGAAATAGCATATGCTCATACTTCTCCATTCCTTGGAACTCTCCAACCTGGCCAAAGTTTACAAGCGTATGAGAACAATTTATTTCGAGCCCCTGTTTATGAACATTCAGTCCAAGAGACAGATTTCCTCATAATACGGACTAGAAATAGATATTATATTCGGGAAATTAATGCTATATTTGCGGTTGGGCAAGAACTTCCTCTTGTTGAAGTGCCTGCTCCTAAATCTGAAAAAGCTAACAGCTTTATTCGAGACTTTCTCATGGTGTATATATATCGTCTGTTCTTAAAGAGTCCGGACATTCCTCAACGAGTAAGAACGGAAGTTGTAAAGGCGGCTTTTCCTATGTATAAAGAAACTAGTATTAGAAAACGCCTTAGTGTATGTGCTATTTTCAATCGGACTGGTTGCGACTCTAGATACTGggtgataaaaaatgattttcgcCTTCCATCTGAGGAAGAGATTCGTGCGCTTGTTTCTCCTGAACAATGCTGCTGCTTTTATAGTATGCTTGCAGCTGAACAGAGATTGCAAGATGCTGGTTATGGTGAAAAGTTTCAGCTCATGCCTGAAGATGAAACTGACAGCTTACAGAATAAAATTGCTGATGAGGTTAAAGCTGCTCCTTGGAATACTTCTCAGGCTTTTCTTTCAGCAATAAAAGGCAAATGCCTTTTGGAGCTTTGGGGTTCTGCAGATCCTACTGGATGTGGAGAAGGTTTCTCCTATGTTAAAATACCAAATAAGCCTCAGATATCAAAAGATGATAGCAATGGTCAAAATCCTACTAAGCGCCTTGTCAAAGGTACAGATGCTGATTTACGTagactttctttaaataatgctAAGAAGCTCTTGAAAAGCTTTAATGTTCCTGAccgtgaaataaaaaatttgacgCGTTGGGAAATTGTTGATGTTGTGCGTACTTTATCAACCCAGCAAGCCAAAATGGGCGAAGATGGTATTACAAAATTTGCAAGAGGCAATCTAAACAGTCAGTCTGAATATATTCGAAGGTATAAAGAAGAATGCCAAAGATTATTTGAATTGCAGAACAAAGTTCTTTCATCCGTTGAAGTTTTGTCAAGTGATGAAGATGCAAGTTCGGAAGATGAATCTGATTTGGAAGAAATGGGAAAGCACATAGAAagtattatttcgaataaaaaatccGCTAAAGAACTTTCACTTGAAAATGAAGAAGCAGAAAGGAAGGAATTGCAGAAGTTAATGAATTCAGGTGTgtctaaagaaaatcaaaaagagAAACCTGATCTAAACAATGGTAAGACATATGAGGGCAAGATTTTACGCATATATCGAACTTACAGAAATCCTGCAACTGGTGTTGAATATGAGCGCACAGAAACTGTTAGGAAACCTGACATAATgcagatgtatttaaaaattcgtgAAACTAAAGATACTGCTTTTATTCGCAACTATTCTCTAGATGAagctgaaaaagaagaaattcgaaaagaaaaaagacGTATTCAGGACCAGTTAcgtagaattaaaagaaatgaactgAAACTGCAAAATGTAGAACCagccaaaaagaaaataaaattggaatccCCTGCAAATTTGAAAGTGAAATGTGGGGCGTGTGGTGCCTCTGGACATATGCGAACAAATAAATCTTGTCCACTGTACGCATCATCTCCTTCTCTTCCACCTATTGCTGTTGCAATGACCGAGGAGGAAGAGGAAGAAGCTGTGGAAAAAACTGCTGCTTTAGATGAACCAGATTTACTTAAAATTGATGAAACAAAGATTATTATTAGTACTAAAGTAGTTAAACATGATGCTGAACTTCGCAAGAAATCGTTAATTTTAAAGATTCCAAAAGATGCAATTGGTGGATCTGCTAAAAAGCGACGCACTTACGATGAACCTACATCTGATTATTTGAGCACTCCAAAGGTAGTGAATCGTAAGCGAGTTGACccccttgtttcaataaatttgctttttgaaaAGATACTTTCAGAACTGAAAAATCTACCAGATACAGAGCCTTTCTGGAAACCTGTAAGTGCCAAACAAGCTCCAAATTACTATGATATTATTGATAAACCTATGGAtcttttttctatgaaagaaaaagTTAGAAAGCATCTTTATAGAAGTCGTGAAGATTTTATTGTAGATTTGCAGCAGATTCTTGACAATAGTACTTTGTACAATGGAAAGCAGAGCATTTTCACTCTCACTGCTGAGAAAATGTTGGAGCATTGCTTTACATTGCTGGCAACAGATGAGGCAAAGCTTATGGATTTGGAAAAGGCCATTAATCCCCTTCTGGATAGTCCCCGagttgcttttaattttcttttaaatactattGTGTGTGATTATTTAAAAGCTGTGCCTGATTCTTGGCCATTCCATAAACCTGTGGATAAGCGACAAGTGAAAGGTTATTATAATCTGGTTGAACATCCTATGGATCTCGAAACTCTTATTAAGAATTGTAAATCTAATAAGTACAAAACAAAACTCGCCTTTTTTTCAGATGTGGAATTGATTCACACAAACAGTAAGGTTTACAATGGTGAAACAAGCCAGTTTACAAAAACTGCTCAGGAAATTGTGAATACTTGTCGTGCTTCATTAGAGTTATATGCTAAGGAGTTGGATAGGTTTGAACTAGAAATCAGAGGAATGGATGATAATTCCCCTGAAAATAGTCCGAAGTCTACACCAtccaggaaaataaaatttgtagttaAACCACAAAACCATAATGGAATTATAGACAATGATATTTTTGTGGATGTTGAATCTTTTGATACGGGTGCAAAAAGTTCAAGTGAAAaggattataattttttcatgaacaGTGATATAAATGGAGAAAGCTTAAAGGGATTCCCAATAGAAGAATCAAATTCATCTTTCATTTCTTCAGATTTTGGCTTAGAATATGTTTCAGAACTGAAAAGTCATACTGCTAGTCCATCAATTCCCACCAATATGCAGAGCTTATTACCTATGAATGGAATTTCTATGATAGAAAATACTAATGATGGTCTTGAAAACATGGAGCCTTATTTCCAAACCAACTGTGATACCATTTGTGATGATTTAATGCTAAGTTCAGATACCGATGAAGAAATGCAAACTGTGAATTCATaa